One part of the Aurantibacillus circumpalustris genome encodes these proteins:
- a CDS encoding glycosyltransferase yields the protein MIDEQKSIISIIIPAYNYGNYLGECLDSVLAQTYSNWECVIVDNGSTDNTAQVAKSYVAKDPRFIYVHTEQKGVSFARNKAIELSKGKFILPLDADDKIASTYLEKAEKILRTKKDIRVVYCDAELFGASTGKWILPTFTLKGLLMENSIFCSALFRKSDFNTVGGYNIEMKEGFEDWDFWIRMLKTGESVYKIPEILFYYRIKPASRNSVLDQEKQLVLRRRIYINHKDVYDKMFDLSELIFNYHSVAKKLKSMEESTTYRCARVLLKPILFLRNIFKR from the coding sequence ATGATTGACGAGCAAAAGAGTATAATTTCTATCATAATTCCGGCCTACAACTACGGCAATTACCTTGGTGAGTGTTTGGATAGCGTTCTCGCACAAACTTATTCCAATTGGGAATGTGTGATTGTAGATAATGGCTCTACCGATAATACTGCTCAAGTAGCAAAATCGTACGTTGCCAAGGATCCTCGTTTTATTTATGTGCACACGGAACAAAAAGGAGTTTCTTTTGCAAGAAATAAAGCAATTGAATTAAGTAAAGGTAAGTTTATTCTTCCCTTAGATGCTGACGATAAAATTGCATCAACTTATCTTGAAAAGGCGGAAAAAATACTCAGAACAAAAAAGGATATTAGGGTTGTATACTGCGATGCTGAGCTATTTGGAGCGTCCACTGGTAAATGGATTTTGCCAACATTTACATTAAAGGGTTTACTTATGGAGAACTCCATATTTTGTTCTGCGCTTTTTCGTAAATCTGATTTTAATACTGTTGGCGGTTATAATATTGAAATGAAAGAAGGTTTTGAGGATTGGGATTTTTGGATCAGGATGCTTAAAACCGGAGAAAGTGTCTATAAAATTCCTGAAATTTTATTTTATTACCGAATTAAGCCAGCTTCTAGAAACAGCGTGTTAGATCAAGAAAAACAGCTTGTCCTCCGTCGTAGAATATATATAAATCACAAGGATGTTTATGATAAAATGTTTGATTTATCTGAACTCATTTTTAACTATCACTCAGTTGCTAAAAAATTAAAAAGTATGGAAGAGTCGACTACATACCGTTGTGCAAGAGTTTTATTAAAACCGATTCTTTTTTTAAGAAACATTTTTAAACGGTAA
- a CDS encoding glycosyltransferase, whose product MDSISEITIFTVGDANAISTWSNVPYFFTKSIADKNIHVNKVNIKENALLNFIYRYTVYAFLKIFYKNTTHTYFRSRLNYFLTNIKIRRSIKRYNSSQAFIFLTFSFGIPKTKSKKIVLFGDWSYLYLIRNFHKREPFWFEKRALNCEEKNIRSADFVLSLFPESKKFNTETYKAHHCYYLGNVINSSFSIDKKELVKLKSQSKKLLFIGNKKYLQGALDLIQAFKEFNLSNNSEIELHIIGLNTSDTGITLRNLFQHGYLDKGNKDENTLYYKLISEARFIVNTNKNWGAFSAMTEAMYYYTPVITTPYSEFVATYGKVASFGFYVESESQKELGEAIEKLLKNTQEEYHTMMNAAHDKVKDFTWERYTDKLLELIS is encoded by the coding sequence TTGGATTCCATTTCAGAAATAACAATTTTTACCGTTGGAGATGCAAACGCAATAAGTACCTGGTCGAATGTACCCTATTTTTTCACTAAGAGTATTGCAGACAAAAACATTCACGTTAATAAGGTTAATATTAAAGAAAACGCTCTATTAAATTTCATTTATAGATACACGGTCTACGCATTTTTAAAAATCTTCTACAAAAATACTACTCACACTTATTTTCGCTCTCGATTAAACTATTTTTTGACGAACATCAAAATTCGTCGTTCTATTAAGAGATATAACAGTTCGCAAGCATTTATTTTTCTAACATTCAGCTTTGGCATTCCTAAAACAAAATCGAAAAAAATTGTTCTGTTTGGCGACTGGAGCTATTTATATTTGATTCGTAATTTTCACAAAAGAGAACCCTTTTGGTTTGAAAAGAGAGCATTGAATTGTGAAGAAAAAAATATCAGGTCTGCAGATTTCGTTTTAAGTCTTTTTCCAGAATCTAAAAAATTTAATACTGAGACTTATAAAGCTCACCACTGCTATTATCTTGGAAACGTGATAAACAGTTCCTTTTCTATTGACAAAAAAGAACTAGTAAAATTAAAATCTCAAAGCAAAAAACTTTTATTTATTGGGAATAAAAAATATCTACAAGGAGCTTTAGATTTAATACAAGCATTTAAAGAATTTAATCTTTCTAATAATTCAGAAATAGAGCTTCATATTATCGGCTTAAACACTTCCGACACAGGAATTACATTGAGAAATTTATTCCAACATGGTTATCTGGACAAAGGAAATAAAGATGAAAATACCCTCTATTACAAACTTATTTCAGAAGCTAGGTTTATTGTAAATACAAACAAAAACTGGGGGGCTTTTTCAGCCATGACAGAAGCAATGTATTATTACACACCTGTAATCACTACACCGTATTCTGAATTTGTTGCAACCTATGGAAAAGTAGCTTCTTTTGGATTCTATGTAGAAAGTGAATCACAAAAAGAGCTCGGAGAAGCGATTGAAAAACTTTTAAAAAACACACAGGAAGAATATCATACTATGATGAATGCGGCACACGACAAAGTAAAAGATTTCACCTGGGAACGTTATACTGATAAATTACTTGAACTTATTTCTTAA
- a CDS encoding FkbM family methyltransferase, producing MFNRDQYINSPIEIENELLFLLKKDQVKSVFDIGACEAEDSIRYSLLFPNATIYAFEPRTDNIAIGKESIKKYERKNIVLENIALSNANGVAEFFLSEGRPQDAGNEEWDFGNKSSSLLPPSEEMKKHTSWLKFDKRIEVQTLRLQDYVSSKSISEIDFAHIDVQGAELMVLEGAGDFLNKIKLIWMEVEAVELYRNQPLKNDMEEFMKKNNFVNVLDTVNAVAGDQLYVNTSYFEPTSIKAFKKTFKTQTLKAKIRSFFKK from the coding sequence ATGTTTAACAGAGATCAGTATATAAACAGCCCAATCGAGATTGAAAACGAATTACTTTTTCTTTTAAAAAAAGATCAAGTGAAATCGGTATTCGATATTGGTGCATGTGAAGCGGAAGACTCTATTCGTTACTCCCTCTTATTTCCAAACGCTACTATTTATGCCTTTGAACCACGCACAGATAACATTGCAATTGGTAAAGAATCTATAAAAAAATATGAGCGAAAAAACATTGTTCTTGAAAATATTGCTTTAAGTAATGCTAATGGTGTGGCTGAGTTTTTTTTGTCTGAAGGGCGTCCGCAGGATGCTGGAAATGAAGAATGGGATTTTGGAAATAAGTCAAGTTCTTTATTACCTCCATCTGAGGAGATGAAGAAACACACTTCATGGCTAAAATTTGATAAACGTATTGAAGTACAAACCTTGCGACTACAAGATTACGTTTCTTCAAAGTCAATTTCTGAAATCGATTTTGCGCACATTGATGTGCAAGGCGCAGAACTAATGGTTTTGGAAGGAGCAGGTGATTTTTTAAATAAAATTAAACTTATTTGGATGGAAGTAGAGGCAGTCGAACTTTATAGAAATCAGCCACTAAAAAACGACATGGAAGAATTTATGAAAAAAAATAATTTTGTGAATGTGTTAGATACTGTGAATGCAGTGGCCGGCGACCAACTTTATGTCAACACTTCATATTTTGAACCCACTAGCATAAAGGCTTTTAAAAAGACGTTTAAGACTCAGACTCTAAAAGCTAAGATTAGATCTTTCTTTAAAAAATAA
- a CDS encoding ABC transporter ATP-binding protein, producing MSGDTIIKVEGLSKKYLLNKNNSPKSDTLYSALFNTFKNVRNVSKKGNKEDFWALQDISFEIEKGDRVGIIGRNGAGKSTLLKILSRITPPTAGKIEYSGRMASLLEVGTGFHGDLSGRENIYLNGSILGMTKQEIDKKFDEIVDFSEVEKFIDTPVKRYSSGMYVRLAFAVAANLEPDILIVDEVLAVGDAQFQRKCLGKMEDVSTKEGRTILFVSHNMGAVQNLCNKGLFLQEGKAINYSDISTVIKQYLDFGNTVSNSVFTFEDQENYKTSKAYFTKVELKNKNSEHTSDYPVGDAINFHIQFESSIKLDGTVVGLGILSATELPILTTWSKPENFKEGMNEIIFTFDDIFLAPGYYKIAIGISRGNEVLDYNTSTVFFNISDIINIPNADRLVNTNSGVLMNQLTYKIS from the coding sequence ATGAGTGGGGACACCATCATAAAAGTAGAAGGTTTAAGTAAAAAATACTTATTAAATAAAAACAATTCACCTAAAAGCGATACGTTATATAGCGCTCTTTTTAATACGTTTAAAAATGTTCGCAATGTTTCTAAAAAAGGAAATAAAGAAGATTTTTGGGCGCTGCAGGATATTTCTTTTGAAATAGAAAAAGGTGATCGGGTAGGGATCATTGGCAGAAATGGCGCCGGTAAATCAACTTTACTTAAAATTCTGTCGAGGATAACGCCTCCTACTGCTGGTAAAATTGAATATTCAGGCAGAATGGCTTCGTTACTAGAAGTTGGGACAGGTTTTCACGGCGATCTTTCTGGAAGGGAAAATATTTATTTGAATGGGTCTATTTTAGGAATGACCAAACAGGAGATTGATAAAAAGTTTGATGAGATTGTCGATTTTTCGGAAGTAGAAAAGTTTATTGATACGCCAGTTAAAAGATACAGTAGCGGAATGTACGTTCGCCTTGCCTTTGCGGTGGCCGCAAATTTGGAACCAGATATTTTAATAGTTGACGAAGTATTGGCGGTTGGTGATGCGCAGTTTCAAAGAAAGTGCCTTGGGAAAATGGAAGACGTAAGCACCAAAGAAGGTAGAACGATTTTGTTCGTGAGTCACAACATGGGTGCTGTGCAAAATCTTTGCAACAAAGGACTTTTTTTACAAGAAGGTAAAGCAATCAATTACTCCGATATTTCTACCGTTATTAAACAGTATTTAGATTTTGGGAATACGGTTTCTAATTCTGTGTTTACCTTTGAAGACCAAGAAAACTATAAAACTTCCAAAGCTTATTTTACAAAGGTTGAATTAAAAAATAAAAATTCAGAACATACTTCTGACTATCCCGTTGGTGATGCAATTAATTTTCATATTCAATTTGAATCTAGTATTAAACTCGATGGAACCGTCGTGGGACTTGGTATTTTATCAGCCACAGAACTTCCTATTCTTACAACCTGGTCGAAACCCGAGAATTTTAAAGAGGGAATGAATGAGATTATTTTCACTTTCGACGATATTTTTCTAGCGCCTGGTTATTATAAAATCGCGATCGGAATTTCAAGAGGCAACGAGGTTTTGGATTACAACACAAGTACCGTCTTTTTTAATATTTCTGATATTATTAATATTCCAAATGCCGATAGATTAGTAAACACAAACAGTGGCGTATTAATGAACCAGTTAACCTATAAAATCAGTTAA
- a CDS encoding glycosyltransferase yields the protein MSGYSIIVPSFNQEKFIKETLENLATLKAQAENTNVVIQIIVVDNCSSPTTLKIINDYKGIINNLIIEKDKGQYDAINKGLNLVKGEFWTWLNTDDLIDIPGFFKLAEYLEDNHNTDYIYGDVSYIDENSVFHKNSSSGILSFEKLLENDASISQPGSFFRTKFTREIGELLPFNFAFDYEYILRCLKNEAKIVKLDTVVAYFRYYKASKSGSQDYRFLKEQLKINKLYGGKFFSNLSLILRLRILKRKLFN from the coding sequence GTGTCTGGATATTCAATCATAGTTCCTTCCTTTAATCAGGAAAAATTTATAAAAGAAACATTAGAAAATCTTGCAACGCTGAAAGCGCAGGCAGAAAACACTAATGTTGTGATTCAAATAATTGTTGTGGACAACTGTTCCAGTCCCACAACGCTCAAAATTATTAATGATTATAAAGGCATCATTAATAATCTAATTATTGAAAAAGACAAAGGCCAATACGATGCTATTAACAAGGGGCTAAACCTCGTTAAAGGTGAGTTTTGGACCTGGCTAAATACCGATGATTTGATCGATATTCCAGGTTTCTTTAAGTTAGCAGAATACCTTGAAGACAACCACAATACAGATTATATATACGGTGATGTTTCTTATATAGATGAAAATTCCGTCTTCCATAAAAACTCTTCTAGCGGAATTCTAAGTTTTGAAAAATTACTTGAAAATGATGCTTCTATCAGTCAACCCGGCTCTTTCTTCAGAACCAAATTTACGAGGGAAATTGGTGAATTATTACCCTTTAATTTTGCTTTTGATTATGAATATATATTGAGATGCCTAAAAAATGAAGCTAAGATTGTAAAATTAGATACGGTTGTTGCCTATTTCAGGTATTATAAGGCGTCTAAATCTGGTAGTCAGGATTATCGTTTTCTTAAAGAACAACTCAAAATAAATAAACTTTACGGCGGAAAGTTTTTTTCGAACCTCAGTCTTATACTTAGATTAAGAATCCTTAAAAGAAAACTTTTCAATTAA
- a CDS encoding glycosyltransferase, translating into MNENSNIQLSVLMPVYNASSFLREAIESVLSQTFADFEFIIINDGSTDNSLEVIKIFKDPRIQVIHNEKNLGIIKSRNIGLLTARGKYIANMDADDICLQSRFEKQMMYLNEHPDVAVLATKLVLIDTKGDEIGLWAEDNTCVTEEEILRTLPRINCIGQPTIIMRTDVVREIMYNKKFTYNEDWGLWLHILSLHKKIHKLPETLLKYRQHPSSTTVSANKLGVEKKVVTFKFRYLSYKIFHNKFLYTDKQVLSSFLKESLRYILKWLMPRIYGFGARLKSLEKLRYLKQFFTVSKQLKQFKKPVDHLYFFPFYHMGGAERVHASILEAANQPNSITFITSKSENSDFFNLFSKHTTLVEIDELTKLGFSERWLLKKIKGLVSSSENATAVGCNSMFFYQVVPHLSPKIKVVDLLHAFVHDYESGPEKWSLACVNRINARVVINQKTKADFIKLYKKNNIVSSNVSKIKFISNYVESQKPLPVKSESVLNVTYVGRGGEEKRVNLIAKLAKKVTSSHKNIKFHFVGNVKDAISPDLHKYCIFHNEVSDEKQLQTIYKETHILIIASTREGFPMVIMEAMMQGGVPVCTNVGGISEHVKNNVNGFLVDSLEEGAIIKEFEEKIYDLDANRSELSKLSESAYNYALTHFNKDIFFKSWFELLNNPLKQ; encoded by the coding sequence TTGAATGAAAACTCAAATATTCAGCTTTCAGTTCTAATGCCTGTTTACAACGCTTCCAGTTTTCTGCGGGAAGCGATTGAGAGCGTTTTGAGTCAAACCTTTGCGGACTTTGAGTTTATTATCATTAACGATGGTTCAACAGACAATTCTCTTGAAGTTATAAAAATTTTTAAAGATCCACGAATTCAGGTCATCCATAACGAAAAAAATCTTGGCATTATTAAGTCGAGGAATATCGGACTGCTTACCGCACGTGGAAAGTATATTGCTAACATGGATGCTGACGATATTTGTTTACAGTCGCGTTTCGAAAAGCAAATGATGTATTTAAACGAACATCCTGATGTTGCTGTTTTAGCGACCAAGCTTGTTTTAATCGATACTAAAGGTGATGAAATTGGTTTGTGGGCAGAGGACAATACCTGCGTTACAGAAGAAGAGATCCTAAGAACATTACCACGCATTAATTGTATTGGGCAACCAACTATTATAATGCGGACAGATGTTGTTCGTGAAATCATGTACAACAAAAAATTTACTTATAACGAGGACTGGGGATTGTGGCTCCATATTTTATCACTGCATAAGAAGATTCATAAATTACCTGAGACACTCCTTAAGTACCGCCAACACCCTTCGAGCACTACTGTTTCGGCTAACAAATTAGGAGTAGAGAAAAAAGTAGTGACTTTTAAATTTAGGTATTTAAGCTATAAAATTTTTCACAACAAATTCCTTTATACAGATAAGCAGGTGCTTTCTTCTTTTTTGAAAGAGAGTTTAAGATATATCCTAAAATGGCTAATGCCCAGAATTTATGGTTTCGGAGCACGGTTAAAGAGTCTTGAAAAACTACGGTATCTAAAACAATTTTTCACGGTGTCTAAACAATTAAAACAGTTTAAAAAACCGGTCGATCATCTGTATTTTTTTCCTTTTTATCATATGGGCGGGGCAGAAAGAGTACACGCTTCCATTCTGGAGGCCGCCAATCAGCCTAATTCCATTACATTTATTACCTCAAAATCAGAAAACTCCGACTTTTTTAATCTGTTTTCGAAACACACAACGCTTGTTGAAATTGATGAACTTACAAAGCTTGGTTTTTCGGAACGGTGGCTACTGAAGAAAATAAAAGGGTTAGTTTCTAGTTCTGAAAATGCTACTGCTGTTGGCTGTAATTCCATGTTTTTTTACCAAGTTGTTCCACACCTTTCTCCAAAAATTAAAGTAGTGGATTTGTTACATGCTTTTGTGCACGATTACGAAAGTGGTCCTGAGAAGTGGAGTCTCGCTTGTGTGAATAGAATTAATGCGAGAGTGGTGATTAATCAAAAAACTAAAGCAGATTTTATTAAGTTATATAAAAAGAATAACATTGTATCAAGTAACGTTTCTAAAATAAAATTCATTTCTAATTATGTTGAATCGCAGAAACCTTTGCCGGTAAAAAGCGAAAGTGTTTTAAACGTAACTTATGTGGGACGGGGCGGGGAAGAGAAACGGGTAAATCTCATTGCTAAATTAGCTAAGAAAGTAACAAGCTCTCATAAGAACATTAAATTTCATTTTGTTGGGAATGTTAAAGACGCCATAAGTCCTGATCTGCACAAGTATTGTATCTTTCATAACGAAGTATCTGATGAGAAACAATTACAAACTATTTACAAAGAAACCCATATTCTAATTATTGCCTCTACTCGCGAAGGATTTCCGATGGTCATTATGGAAGCTATGATGCAGGGTGGAGTGCCTGTGTGCACGAATGTGGGCGGTATTTCTGAACATGTTAAAAATAATGTAAATGGATTTCTTGTTGATTCATTAGAAGAAGGAGCTATCATTAAAGAATTTGAAGAAAAGATTTATGATCTCGATGCAAATAGAAGTGAATTGTCAAAGTTGTCAGAGAGTGCGTACAATTATGCCTTGACACATTTTAATAAAGATATTTTTTTTAAATCTTGGTTTGAATTATTAAATAACCCTTTAAAACAATAA
- a CDS encoding rhamnan synthesis F family protein encodes MKSLCLFASYFTKQEIPYYITVYLKELKKHYTEVVFLTSQEKLSPGSLQFLESENLALLLVENKGFDFGQWYQAFRRVSIHNYDQIVLVNDSCILFKPLDEFITWSATNKADVQGITLSEAIYPHIQSYFLVLNKKAIALTWEYFQKHKIKESISDVIHTYEVGLNKFLQEQGLKIAAFIDNNGYKGEFSPYYYCVDYHLSKGIPLIKKKIIFSSYRRSELSTLARMIYNINPNDYLTKISKEGKNLIIDLKRLIGVGEAMTKIDRINYSLLRLFYRVAKPIYKLIKGT; translated from the coding sequence ATGAAGTCTCTTTGTTTATTTGCTTCGTATTTTACTAAACAGGAGATTCCTTATTACATTACCGTTTACCTAAAAGAGCTTAAGAAACACTATACTGAAGTCGTATTTTTAACTTCACAAGAAAAACTTTCACCCGGAAGTTTACAGTTTTTAGAATCTGAAAACTTAGCCCTTTTATTAGTGGAAAACAAAGGCTTTGATTTTGGACAATGGTATCAGGCATTTCGAAGGGTGTCTATTCACAACTATGATCAAATTGTTCTTGTAAACGATTCTTGTATTTTATTTAAGCCTCTTGATGAATTTATAACTTGGTCCGCAACTAACAAGGCAGATGTTCAAGGTATTACTCTTTCTGAAGCAATATACCCACATATCCAGTCATATTTTTTAGTGCTAAACAAAAAAGCAATCGCTCTAACTTGGGAGTATTTTCAAAAGCATAAAATCAAAGAAAGTATTTCAGATGTCATTCATACTTATGAAGTGGGGTTAAATAAATTTCTCCAAGAGCAGGGTTTAAAAATTGCTGCGTTCATTGATAACAATGGTTATAAAGGTGAGTTCAGTCCTTATTACTATTGTGTTGACTATCACCTTTCAAAGGGAATCCCATTAATCAAGAAAAAAATTATTTTTAGCTCTTACAGAAGAAGTGAATTAAGCACGCTCGCCAGAATGATCTATAATATCAACCCTAATGATTATTTAACTAAGATTTCGAAAGAAGGTAAAAATCTTATTATTGATTTAAAGCGTTTAATTGGAGTGGGAGAGGCGATGACTAAAATAGATCGAATAAACTACAGTTTGTTACGCTTGTTTTATAGAGTCGCTAAGCCAATATATAAATTAATAAAAGGCACATGA
- a CDS encoding alpha-1,2-fucosyltransferase, with product MIIVKLMGGLGNQLFQYSAGKSLALKHNTTLKLDLSFLNADPNNLHTKRSLELEAFDLDYEIADESDLKAYQKKDLFSKLVKKCFPFLSNKYRLVNEAQFNFNQDFFSYPKNVYLNGFWQSEKYFKNIREVLLKEIVIRDEMTAQCKEMRDKIRNSNSVSLHIRRGDYVTNKNASSFHGVLSMEYYSKAIDLLTKEFKDLTFYVFSDDMDWVKSNFKIKNKVEYIDFNTGEKNCFDLYLMSLCKHNIIANSSFSWWGAWLNKNEDQKVIAPEKWFLSEDVNTSDLIPDTWIKL from the coding sequence GTGATCATTGTAAAATTAATGGGAGGTTTGGGAAATCAACTTTTTCAGTATTCAGCTGGAAAGTCTCTGGCATTGAAACACAACACAACTTTAAAACTGGACTTGTCTTTTTTAAATGCTGATCCAAATAATTTACATACAAAACGTAGTTTAGAATTAGAAGCTTTTGATTTAGATTATGAAATTGCAGACGAGTCGGATTTAAAGGCCTATCAAAAAAAGGACCTGTTTTCAAAGCTTGTTAAAAAGTGTTTTCCATTCCTTTCTAATAAATATCGTTTAGTAAACGAAGCCCAGTTTAATTTCAATCAAGATTTTTTTTCTTACCCTAAAAACGTTTATTTAAACGGGTTTTGGCAATCTGAAAAATATTTCAAAAACATTCGTGAGGTATTGCTCAAGGAGATTGTGATCAGGGATGAAATGACTGCACAGTGTAAAGAAATGCGAGATAAAATACGTAATTCTAATTCTGTAAGTTTACATATAAGACGAGGAGACTACGTTACGAATAAAAATGCCAGTTCTTTTCACGGAGTCCTTTCTATGGAGTATTATTCTAAAGCAATTGATCTACTAACAAAAGAATTTAAAGACTTAACGTTTTATGTTTTTTCGGATGATATGGATTGGGTTAAATCCAATTTTAAGATTAAAAACAAAGTAGAATACATAGATTTTAATACGGGTGAAAAAAATTGTTTTGACCTCTATTTAATGAGTTTATGTAAACATAACATTATTGCCAATAGCAGTTTTAGTTGGTGGGGAGCTTGGTTAAATAAGAATGAAGACCAGAAGGTAATAGCGCCAGAAAAATGGTTTTTAAGTGAGGATGTTAATACCTCTGACTTAATTCCGGATACATGGATAAAGCTTTAA
- a CDS encoding glycosyltransferase family 2 protein, whose product MTQPLVSICIPVYNGEKYLKQCLDSCINQTYDNYEIIICDDGSTDTSVQLIEEYAISNKKIRLSKNEKNLGLVENWNACIKQARGEWIKFVFQDDYIAENCLQKFVEQIEPSVNLIVSARNFILPENPSSDYINYYTNRVRTLENTGAYSSTFFTPQSISRIAAENISMNFIGEPSLTFFRGRVVDELGSFNPLFKQICDLEFVLRIASKYGLKYIPEKICAFRIHTDSTTSTNVENKYFDLHYIEPLLFSWVLFYSKEYNTFRSCLNVFLKFKLKMYFKLKCYVANKVNREENKNHLVFNPSQTQFKEIHNSKDGNLLVRMIALVKK is encoded by the coding sequence ATGACCCAACCATTAGTTAGCATATGCATTCCGGTTTATAATGGCGAAAAGTATTTAAAACAATGCCTCGATTCTTGTATTAACCAGACTTATGACAACTATGAAATTATTATTTGTGATGATGGTTCTACTGATACAAGTGTGCAACTAATCGAAGAATATGCAATCTCCAATAAAAAAATCCGACTCTCTAAAAACGAAAAAAATTTAGGTCTAGTCGAAAATTGGAATGCCTGCATTAAACAGGCTAGGGGAGAGTGGATTAAATTTGTGTTTCAAGACGATTATATTGCAGAGAATTGCCTGCAAAAGTTTGTTGAACAAATAGAACCTTCTGTTAATTTAATCGTAAGCGCGCGTAATTTTATTTTGCCCGAAAATCCATCAAGTGACTACATCAACTACTACACCAATCGTGTGCGTACTCTTGAAAATACTGGAGCTTATTCGTCGACTTTTTTTACACCGCAAAGTATTTCAAGAATAGCTGCAGAAAATATTAGCATGAATTTTATCGGAGAACCGAGTCTTACATTTTTCAGAGGGAGAGTAGTGGATGAGTTAGGTTCTTTTAATCCGCTTTTTAAACAGATTTGCGATTTAGAATTTGTATTAAGAATCGCTAGCAAGTATGGACTAAAATATATTCCTGAAAAAATCTGTGCCTTTCGAATTCACACAGACTCTACAACTTCCACAAATGTGGAAAATAAATATTTTGATTTACATTATATTGAACCGCTTTTATTTTCTTGGGTTTTATTCTACAGTAAGGAGTACAATACTTTTAGAAGCTGTTTAAATGTTTTTCTGAAGTTTAAGCTGAAAATGTATTTTAAACTGAAGTGCTATGTTGCGAACAAGGTAAATAGAGAAGAAAATAAAAATCATCTTGTTTTTAACCCATCACAAACACAGTTTAAAGAAATTCACAACTCAAAAGACGGAAATCTTCTTGTGCGAATGATAGCGCTTGTTAAGAAATAA
- a CDS encoding class I SAM-dependent methyltransferase: MFFPDKIKSIAPRDLVLEIGPGSDPFHRSDVLLELDYKNEADRIKQFGHSDPLKSEKKVVFYDGTKFPFEDKSFDYVICSHVLEHVVDVEFFLSEIFRVAKRGYFEYPLVTYDYLYNFDVHLNFLKFNGTELFLMKKNETTLDSLRPLQAFFLKTLESGYGDFLSKIPHCFFEGFEWNKPFNVKRKNDLNNFISMDFDTHSSHQSNEPSIKGSSKLLLRAIKNRIKR, translated from the coding sequence ATGTTTTTTCCAGACAAAATAAAAAGCATCGCTCCTAGAGATCTTGTTTTGGAAATTGGTCCAGGAAGTGATCCTTTTCACAGGTCGGATGTGCTTTTGGAACTAGACTATAAAAATGAGGCAGATCGGATCAAACAATTTGGTCACTCAGACCCTTTAAAGAGCGAGAAAAAAGTTGTTTTTTACGATGGAACAAAGTTTCCTTTTGAAGATAAGTCTTTTGATTACGTGATATGTTCTCACGTACTAGAACATGTGGTTGATGTTGAGTTTTTTTTATCAGAAATATTTAGGGTGGCTAAGCGTGGCTATTTTGAATACCCTTTGGTTACTTATGATTACCTCTATAATTTTGACGTACACCTTAACTTTTTGAAGTTTAATGGAACTGAACTTTTTTTGATGAAGAAAAATGAAACGACCTTGGACTCTCTTAGACCTTTACAAGCCTTTTTCTTAAAAACATTAGAGAGTGGGTATGGTGATTTTTTATCAAAAATTCCACATTGTTTTTTTGAAGGATTTGAATGGAATAAACCTTTTAACGTAAAAAGAAAAAACGATTTAAATAACTTTATTTCTATGGATTTTGACACGCATTCTTCGCATCAAAGCAACGAACCTTCGATAAAAGGATCTTCGAAGTTACTTTTGCGAGCCATAAAAAATAGAATCAAAAGATAA